ATACACAATACCAAAACATGGccagcatcttttaaaaaaggttaagaccaaggtttcccaaacttgagtctcctgctgttttgggactacaattcccatcatccccaaccactgctcctgctgggtagggatgatgggagttgtaatctaaaaaagacagctggagacctaagtttgggaaaccctggtttagacaaattcatggaggataaggttattgATCACTGATAGCCACGATGGCGATGCTCTCCTGCCACTGCTGCAGGCAGAATTATTAACTACAGCTAACTTTTGGAGGTCCATTTTGAGTttttctcctttgttttcttGTATCCGGTGccacgcctcccttgttctggtTTTTAACAACTGGCAACTTATCACAATAAACACACATCACTGTGAGAAACAGTAGGCACACATGAAGAACTTTATCCACCTAAAGATATGGTGAAAATCTCCTTGCCCCAAGTGGGCATGCAGTAATGTGAATGCGATTGAATGTGtttgtaaaaagaaaatattttctacAGTCGGCCAAACTCAATGACCTTCAAAATACCCCCTCTGTATAAGCGAACATTTAGTAGGGCATTCAACCTCATAGCTTCATATGGCCAAGGAGAAAACttccataatatttttttcttcctgcAATGTTCCAACAAAAAGAGTAAATAGAAAGTGCTGTGATATCGTTTTATTTGTTCTCTTTCACcaatccccaccccctttttcctcCTGAGAAAGCAATATTTGTAGTTTCCAGAAGAACTGGGTTCAGAAAGACATTGCATTGTATTTCAAGTTATTGTGTTTGGTTTATACCAGCAACGGTTTTCTGTTTTGCAGGTGTGAGTTAGAGAACAAGAGGTAAGGTTTGATTGATTGTTCCCAATGAATTTGACCAGAGCAAGTTTCGTTGTTAAGATGTTTTAAGTGGTTTTCTGAGACATACGGTAAGagcgagagagtgagagaaagaaagaaagaaagaaagaaagaaagaaagaaagaaagaaagaaagaaagaaagaaagtttttgTATGGGTTTTAGATTGACCCCTGAAGAAGGAAAATCATTTTCGGAAACATGTTGGGCATTAACAACAAACTTGGGTGGGGGCACACGGCGAACTTTTCTCTTATGTGCACTTGATAAAATGGTTGTTCATATTCTCCACTCCAAGAAATGTCCATCAGTTACCCGTCTATTGCACTGTTGCAGAGATTCCACTAAACGTGTGCATTATGGTCCAGAATTACCTGATTAAAAGCCTGACATTCCAACCTGCACTGGATACTGTCATCACCATAAACAGCCTAACACAACTAGAATCCAGCAAGCCTGGCATCACCACATGGCATCTTTGGGCAGCTGccagtccccgtcccccccccccactttactttaaaaataaataaatctggtgcTCAGGATTGAGTGCCTACCATCGTAATTCTCTGATGCTGCCCCAAAGCAATGTTACATTGAagtcattgtgggaaatttaaatggcagcaGCCTGGCACCTCTCAGAGGAGATTTACTACTGGATAAACTTGCCaagacctagacagcatcttaaaaagtagagacatcaccttgccaacaaaggtccgtatagtaaaagctatggttttgccagtagtgatgtatggaagtgagagctggaccataaagagagctgatcgccgaagaattgatgcttttgaattatggtgctggaggagactcttgagagtcccatggactgcaagaagatcaaacctctccattcttaaggaaatcaaccctgagtgctcactggaaggacagatcctgaagctgaggctccaatactttggccacctcatgagaagagaagactccctgggaaagaccctgatgttgggaaagatggagggcatgaggagaaggggacgacagaggacgagatggttggacagtgttctcgaagctaccagcatgagtttgaccaaactgcgggaggcagtggaagacaggagtgcctggcgtgctctggttcatggggtcacgaagagtcggacacgactaaacaacaacaacaaacttgccAATGGGAAGGGGAACTAGAATAAGAGGAGCGCCACCACTATGCCAATGCCCCCCCCTAAGGTATAATCCCTCCCTTTTCTGTATTATCCAGTCTGCATTTCAAATAGAAACAGGTTTAGGGCAATGTTGGTCCGTGTTATGCACAAAAACCTCTTCTCAGCTCGTGTCAAATTAGGGAGAAAATGTGCCTGCTTCAAGTCTTGCTTGTAAATAagacatttgttttctttttcttttaaatcacaCTGGCATTTGTAAGCATGCCTGATTTACTGGGCATTTTTACATTCGGTTTGTTCCAGTAGCCACTGAATTCCATCTACCAGTCCACCCAACGTGGAAACTTCAGTATCCTGAACCTGTAAAAGCCAAGAAAGAAGCAAATGTCAGTATCTTACACAAAGCTAAGGTGCTTGAGGTTTCAGCTTGATCGGCATGTTGCtgaaagaagaatttggatttgatatccctctttatcactacccaaaggagtctcaaagcaactaacattctcctttcccttcctcccccacaacaaacactctgtaaggtgagtggggctgagagacttcaaagaagtgtgacttgcccaaagtcacccagcagctgcatgtggaggagcggggaagcgaacccggttcaccagattacgagtccaccgctcttaaccactacaccacactggcctgctTTCTGCAGGCATTGCCTCTGTGAGCGAACTTCCTGTGGAGTGAACTGTTTTACAGCATTTATCTGGCAGGCATTGGCTCCACCAGTCTCCAGCTGAAGCCtgctttctcttggcaatgcacAACTCACAATGCACCTTAAGACTGCCAATTGGCAGCTGCATCTCTGCCTGTCCCACACCTGGTatcacatatgacatcaggtgtgggcaGGTGAGCACAGTGCAGGGAAAATGCCCTTGTGGGCTAAGTCTGGCCTGCAGGCTGCTAtagacatacagtcgtaccttggaagtcgaatggaatctgttccggaagtccgttcgacttccaacaTATTCGGAAAACAAAGCGTGGCTTCTAataggctgcaggaagctctagcagccaagcagaagctgcggaagccatgttggacgttcgggttccaaaagaccatttgcaaaccagaacactcacttgcgtgtttgtggcgttcaggagccaaaacgtccgagttccagggtgttcagaatccaagatacgactgtacagtggtacctcgggttaattcgttctggacgtccattcttaacctgaggtaccactttagctaatggagcctcctgctgccgctgcgccaccactgcacaatttctgttctcaccctgaagcaaaattcttaacccgggctactatttcttggttagcggagactgtaacctgaagcgtatgtaacctgaagcgtctgtaacccaagatacaactgtaatcctttggttttttaaaaaaaaaaagccatcctAGGGACAGGCCAGTTCTGTAACCTACAGTTAAATTCTATAcagatctactcagaagtcagtcacaTTGGGTTTAACAGGGATTACTCCCATATAACTGAGAATAGATTGGCAGCCTCAATTTACACCAAGTGGAGTAATAGTGCTTCCAGAACCTATTGTCAATCTGTTTCATAATTCCAAAAGTGGAATGCAGGCTGGGGCAGACACTTAAACAAAACGAAcaagagcaaaataataataataaatgctaccATCCATGGCCGCGTGCCAAGCAGGTTCAGCTGCAGCTGATGTGCCATGTAAACACAAGGAATCCTTTCGATCTCAGCACAGGAAACGCAGGACAGGACAAGCAGAGGCCTATCTGTAGGGCCAAGGTCTGGGTCAAGCATTGCTGCCAGCCAGTCAAATTCAAGTTGACGGTTGTTTCCTGCAAAAAGAGAATGAGGAAGATAAAGGCTTTGCCACCCTCTGCCAGCTGTACCCTAAAAGCTATGTTGACATCATTCAGAAGCCCTTACGTTTATTTAGTTTGTAAAGGTTTTCATTGGTATAAAGCATATATACACAACTAACTATACAGGATACAACAGATCCCCCAACAGATTGGGTGGTATAACataacactggtcaacaacaaatttgttgtctgcgtttttttcagttgatttaggacaaatctgatgcgctgaatccaaaaatcacattggttttgctcaatcaggtcaagtttttgagctatggccacatgtcatttttttacgtttttgttcacatgtacacttgtgtggagcattttagaagaagttggtgggggtaaaatgccatgtcgaataattgttttgattggaaatgattattttaatgacaagaactattcaggtccgatagttctgggtgattatgtcgaaaagggatcagtttgaagtcataaaacctcgaaatcttccataaattggtgcggcaaagcataaagttgggggatcaaaactaagttaatggggcttggagtgccacagtacgaacccaaagattggagactgttcattgacagcagcaagcgatcactgaaatgtcttCTGCTACACaatggcaaccagtttgcctctatacccctgacTCACTCGaatacactgaaggagaactatgaagtggtgaagtatgtgctggagaaaattggttatgatcagcataagtggtttctttgtgttgacctgaagatggtgaactttttgttgggacaacagtctggcttcaccaagtacccatgttttctgtgcatgtgggatagtagggaccgtgctcagcattacacgaagaaggactggcctgtgtgggaggaattggtgccttgcaaagaaaggaacatcatcaacgaccctctggtggacagagacagaatactattcccactgctgcacatcaagctcggcttcatcaagcagttcaccaaggctctggacaaggatggtgactgcttcacttacttgtgccaggcttttccaggattgaccatggagaagctagcatctttgatggtcctcagatccgtcagctcatcagagatccagagtttggaaagtcaatgaacgaagtggaactggaagcgtggaaggcatttgttctggtagtgaagaactttcttggcaacaataaggccagaaactatgcagaacttgtcaacaacatgctgactgctttcagaaacctgggctgcaacatgagcgtcaagatgcactacctattttcacatatggaccggtttcctgagaacctgggttcagtgagtgacgagcagggggagagattccatcaggacatgaaagagatggagaccaggtatcagggtcgctgggacgcagtcatgatggctgactactgttggactctgaagagagacctccctgccgctgagcattccaggagttccaagaaacggaagttcaagccttgaagtttgaaaaatggtgaagcaacatgcaatttacatgtacttacctttatcaatgcccaccattcagtttacagtaaacctgacctgatggagagaaacggatgccatttcctgattcagcagtgcaaaaatatcctaaatcagttgtagaaatctagacaacgttcaaaaagtaaaaaaactgTTGCCCAGTGTAATTATTCCTTTTTGACCCACACAGAGCAAAGCTCCTTACTTTTATCAACCTCGGCATCTGCAGCATAGATGAACCCATCGATTTGTCTGCACATGTTTTTAACGGGCTCGATCAGATTGTAATACGTTTTCCCATCAACACTGGACTCCGTAGAGAACATATTGTTGACAGGATCAGTGTCCTCTTCCTTCGCTCTGAGTCTTTCCTTGctggaaagagaggagagaaaccAGTTTCTTCAGATACTAtgcatgaaggaaggaaggaagggagaaactacgcagaactgaAGTCGCTAAGGACTAGTGCCTTAAGAAAGAACAGTGTAGTCTTTTGTACACATCTAGGCCAGGCAGTTCAAGCAGACGAACAATTCACAGGTCTACTCTGGCTCTTGGGGATCCAAGTTTCCACATTCCTGCTGAGTGAACAGAGCAAATGAGGCCATGTCCCAGATTGTGGCCAAAGGTTTCCTTGGAATAAACTTGCACAGAATAAGCACTTCTTGAAATGGGCTTGCTCTCCTCTTGAGACAATCCAATTAGTGTTTGAAAATTCCTGTGTGAATCTACACGATGATAGAATCTAGAATTTTCTTCTTTTGGGACAATCCTATCCCTGTTGGAATACCGTTACTCGAGAAGAAAAAAGCAGGCAAGCGAAAAACAGCACCTTGGATAACAACTTACCTAGTTTTTGTATACAATGTCAGAATGGTGAATTTCTGGCCATTCAAACGAAATGTGACCCCTGATCCTATCCCTGTTTGaaacaaaggaagaagaaatgaaagGCAAAGAATTTGAGAGCTGGTAGGTTTTCAGAAGAtcatatcataataataataataataataataataataataataataataataataataattttattatttgaatcctgtccatctgactgggttgcactcTGGTCAGGCAGCTTCCAATaagtataaaagcataataaaacatcaaacattaaaaatggccccatatagggctgccttcagatgtattctaaaagttgtatggttatttccttgacatctgaagggagggcattccactaccaagaaggccctctgcccggttccctcaGAGACAGCCTAGTGTGTCATTTGAAAGCATGAGCTTTAAATTCCCCAGATATAATAGATTGGCACTGATATTAGGCAAACTGAAGCAGCTGCTGTTTTAAGTGTCATGGACAACAgtgtggctttttttgttttgtttttaaattgtgcaaTAAATTATTTAGGCTCTGCTTCAGAGAGGGACAGAAGGGCTTATGTGAATTTTCTAATTCAGGTGCCGAAATAACTTGACCAACCTTGGCTTTGGGCATGTGGACAAATAGGCCAACTTGATCCTCTACTGCTTGGTCCTGTCAAatccagttaagtccagtcgtggccgactctggggttgcggtgctcatcttgctttaatggccgagggagctggcgtacagcttctgggtcatgtggccagcatgactaagccgcttctggcgaaccagagcagtgcatggaaacactgtttaccttcccgccggagcagtacctatttacttgcactttgacgtgctttcgaactgctaggttggcaggagcagggaccgagcaacaggagctcatcccgttgcggggattcgaactgccaactttctgatcggcaagtcctagactctgtggtttaacccacagcgccacccgcatccccttgtcaaatcttaaaaaggtaaaggtacccctgcccttacgggccagtcttgacagactctagggttgtgcgcccatctcactcaagaggccgggggccagcgctgtccggagacacttccgggtcacgtggccagtgtgacaccgctgctctggcgagccagagccgcacacggaaacgccgtttaccttcttgctagtaagcggtccctatttatctacttgcacccgggggtgctttcgaactgctaggttggcaggcgctgggaccgagcaacgggagcgcaccctgccgcggggattcgaaccaccgacctttcgatcggcaagtcctaggcactgaggcttttacccacagcgccacccgcgtccctttaaatcTTAGTCAAATCTTAGTCCTCCATTAATTCACAGAACCACCAACCTGGCCAGCATGTTTTAGGAGAGACAATGGGTCAGTGGCAAGGCACAATACTTGGCACCTTCTGTCAGACCCGCCCAAGACATGACTCTCCCTGAGACAGCAAGACAACCCACTGGGCCatcagctgaatcttacttcttCAAAGGGTAGCTTGGGGCCTACAGGGGGCAGgctgcataacacacacacaaacatccaaTCACTGCCTCCCCAccagcatttgccacctgaagcctctgcctctctctgcctaacGGGTAGGGCTGGTCCCACTCTGCCTCCAGCTGAACCACGTTCTGTAGCAGGGTCAGAAAACATCGCACACAGTATAAGAAGGCTTCAAATGTTCACCATGGCCATTTTCGTTTGcttgtttaaaagaaaagaaaacgacGTTACCGTGCATTTGTCTAGAAGGTCTACCGGCCAGCGGCAAAATATGTGGGCTCGCCATCATTCTGTGCACCAAGGAGTCGTCCAGGTTTTCCAAGCCCGGCCCAAACATTGCAAAGCGAGGCTCTGCCTGCGTGATCAGCGACTGCAGAAAGGAAGTGACGGATCCGTAATAGGGCCGGCCGGCTTTCGGACATCTTTTACGCCTGGAGTAACACTTCTTGTACCTgtgtaaaaattaaaaagcaacaacccacccCATAATAATGAAAACTGATTGCCACATCTTAGGAGGAGTAAGGCAAGACTCAGTATGAGTTGAAGGGCCCCACACAAGAAAATGCTCAGTGCTGAGAACTCAGAGAGCCCAACAGATTTTAATGATATACGAATGGGCAAGTATATAATTGATGCCAAGAGTTAAAGAATGTTTACAATAAGAGGAGTAATTTTAGAATCAGTCTTTAGCATGAAATTGTACCTTTAAATTACTTATTACTGAAGAGTAGTCCATTAATTTATGCTATCataaatccttttccttttttttaaaatatatatataaggtaaaggtaaaggtacccctgcccatacgggccagtcttgacagactctagggttgtgcgcccatctcactttataggccgggggccagcgctgtccgcagacacttccgggtcacgtggccagcgtgacaagctgcatctggcgagccagcgcagcacacggaacgctgtttgccttcccgctagtaagcggtccctatttatctacttgcacccgggggtgctttcgaactgttaggttggcaggcgctgggaccgagcgacaggagcgcaccccgccacggggattcgaactgccgaccttttgatcggcaagccctaggcactgaggctttaacccacagcgccacccgcgtccctgatatatatatatatataaaatatggagGCATTCAGCACAATCCTTCATATGCCTATATGGAATTTTAGAGGATACTTACGCAGCCATGTAGTCACATGAGGCACTATTATGAAGTTCAAAAATGGATTTATTAAATATGTTTGCATCAGGGACTGACTCCCAATCAATAGAATGACAGGAAGGAAGATCGCGGATGAGAAAATAACGCCATAGCAAGGGATCCTGGATTATTAGCTTCCAGTAGTGGTTGGTGCTTCCCAAATTACTCAGGTCTTTGGGTGTGAGGAAGGACATAATGTATAACTTCACATCTATctggaaaataaaatttaaatatttattcataAATCATTTAGGAAACATAAAAACTTAACAGTAGTCCCT
This genomic stretch from Podarcis muralis chromosome 11, rPodMur119.hap1.1, whole genome shotgun sequence harbors:
- the LOC114606640 gene encoding F-box only protein 4-like — protein: MAQGGGEWQSLETLLRSSLRVLRGKWGQQQPERLPKSDDRAGEEEKQTTPNALEALPIDVKLYIMSFLTPKDLSNLGSTNHYWKLIIQDPLLWRYFLIRDLPSCHSIDWESVPDANIFNKSIFELHNSASCDYMAAYKKCYSRRKRCPKAGRPYYGSVTSFLQSLITQAEPRFAMFGPGLENLDDSLVHRMMASPHILPLAGRPSRQMHGIGSGVTFRLNGQKFTILTLYTKTSKERLRAKEEDTDPVNNMFSTESSVDGKTYYNLIEPVKNMCRQIDGFIYAADAEVDKRNNRQLEFDWLAAMLDPDLGPTDRPLLVLSCVSCAEIERIPCVYMAHQLQLNLLGTRPWMVQDTEVSTLGGLVDGIQWLLEQTECKNAQ